A region from the Caldicellulosiruptor naganoensis genome encodes:
- a CDS encoding ABC transporter ATP-binding protein: MIKLVNVVKSYDGYIAVNNVSLQIEAGSFTGIIGESGAGKSTLLYMIGGLLRPSSGDIFIENVNIVGLNDNELSEFRCNKIGFIFQFYNLVPGMTVRENVELPIIISNRNRKEMKKAVEELVDAVGLSEYIDRDVTTLSGGQQQRVAIARALINDPVVILADEPTGNLDSKNSNKILELLHEINVTKKKTIIMVTHSEKMLKYCDNVITLSDGRVVK; encoded by the coding sequence ATGATTAAACTAGTTAATGTAGTTAAAAGTTATGATGGTTACATAGCTGTAAATAATGTAAGTCTTCAAATAGAAGCAGGAAGTTTTACTGGCATAATTGGGGAATCAGGCGCGGGAAAAAGCACATTGCTCTATATGATAGGTGGTTTGCTTAGGCCGAGTAGTGGTGATATCTTTATCGAGAATGTAAATATCGTTGGATTAAATGATAATGAATTAAGTGAGTTTAGATGTAATAAAATTGGATTTATTTTTCAATTTTATAATTTAGTTCCAGGAATGACTGTTAGGGAAAATGTAGAATTACCAATTATTATTAGTAATAGAAATCGTAAAGAAATGAAAAAGGCAGTGGAAGAGTTAGTTGATGCTGTTGGATTGTCCGAATATATTGACAGAGATGTAACAACATTGTCTGGTGGACAACAGCAAAGAGTGGCAATTGCACGCGCACTAATAAACGATCCTGTGGTTATTCTTGCCGATGAACCGACAGGTAATCTTGATTCCAAGAACTCCAATAAAATACTTGAATTGCTTCATGAGATAAATGTAACTAAAAAAAAGACAATTATTATGGTTACACATAGTGAAAAAATGCTTAAATATTGTGATAATGTTATTACTTTATCTGACGGGAGAGTTGTAAAATGA
- a CDS encoding HlyD family efflux transporter periplasmic adaptor subunit, producing the protein MREVIYDFGELRESKLLYEAKIPKYGLFITYILLALIIGLVLWSIVGKIDINVKVQGIIRPWEDEAKVISYVGGKVKEIFVKEGEYVKKGEVLFKIDDEEYVKKRDLLKQQLREYEKKVSDLKELRKSIEKGESLRNKNNVYYLRYLSYSYEVNKLKKAAEEERVQREYSIMDFKKQIESLEEKIKNIDKFESTLKEIKEIVDKGEQIKLAKYDIGYMGFILSEIEVYNQQVKAKLDGSDIQKKILVSKIDLKLDELKQSKSELVLQKQKIERQLKLLNISGDDTKGDIEKYQLDMLQQIDNEISNLSNEIKNLKINLDETEKLIESCSVRAEKDGYVEYSSEMVSGVVVRSGTEIGRIVNSQAKGFKIIGYIPNTKSSGIEKEQRVKVKLTGAGGLNVVEGKVTRVSRDIKVASQSGQGFYEVEVEVKNVSKGINLRAGQACEMSIVVEQKRVIEWVLEKMGLRL; encoded by the coding sequence ATGAGAGAGGTAATATATGATTTTGGTGAACTTAGAGAAAGTAAGCTTTTGTACGAAGCAAAGATTCCAAAGTATGGACTTTTTATTACATACATTTTGTTGGCTTTAATAATAGGGCTTGTTTTGTGGAGTATTGTAGGGAAAATTGATATAAATGTGAAGGTTCAAGGAATAATAAGACCTTGGGAAGATGAAGCAAAGGTGATAAGTTATGTTGGTGGGAAGGTTAAAGAGATTTTTGTGAAAGAAGGTGAATATGTAAAGAAAGGTGAGGTTCTATTTAAGATTGATGATGAAGAATATGTAAAGAAGAGGGATTTGTTAAAACAGCAATTGAGAGAATATGAGAAAAAAGTTAGTGATTTGAAGGAATTGAGAAAGAGCATAGAGAAAGGTGAAAGTCTTAGGAACAAAAATAATGTGTACTATTTGAGGTACTTGAGCTATAGTTATGAGGTAAACAAATTAAAAAAAGCTGCAGAAGAAGAAAGAGTACAAAGAGAATACAGCATTATGGATTTTAAAAAGCAGATAGAGAGTTTGGAGGAGAAAATCAAAAATATTGATAAGTTTGAAAGCACGTTGAAAGAAATAAAAGAGATTGTCGACAAAGGTGAACAAATTAAGCTTGCCAAATATGATATAGGGTATATGGGATTTATATTGAGTGAAATAGAAGTTTACAATCAGCAGGTGAAGGCAAAATTGGATGGTAGTGATATACAGAAGAAGATTTTAGTATCGAAGATAGATTTGAAACTTGATGAGCTGAAGCAGTCAAAAAGTGAGTTGGTTTTACAAAAACAAAAAATAGAAAGGCAGCTGAAGCTGCTAAACATTTCAGGTGATGATACAAAAGGAGATATTGAGAAGTATCAGCTGGACATGCTGCAGCAGATTGATAATGAGATTAGTAATTTGAGTAATGAAATAAAGAACCTGAAAATCAACTTGGATGAAACTGAGAAGTTGATAGAAAGCTGTAGTGTAAGAGCGGAAAAAGATGGTTATGTGGAATACAGTAGCGAAATGGTCAGTGGTGTGGTAGTAAGGAGCGGAACTGAGATTGGCAGAATAGTTAACAGTCAGGCAAAAGGTTTTAAGATAATTGGATACATACCAAACACAAAAAGCAGTGGTATAGAAAAAGAGCAAAGAGTAAAGGTGAAATTGACAGGAGCAGGTGGCTTGAATGTAGTAGAAGGAAAGGTTACCAGGGTATCACGGGATATAAAGGTAGCAAGTCAAAGTGGGCAAGGATTTTATGAAGTTGAAGTAGAAGTGAAGAATGTTTCAAAAGGTATTAATTTGAGGGCAGGGCAAGCCTGTGAGATGAGCATAGTGGTTGAGCAAAAGCGAGTGATTGAATGGGTTTTAGAAAAGATGGGATTGAGGTTATGA
- a CDS encoding class IIb bacteriocin, lactobin A/cerein 7B family yields MNEVALKGFLVLNEKEMCKVEGGVGPVAMFAIRVGASIVGGAIIRAIDGAIEGATGKDIKTHARDFVRSLLD; encoded by the coding sequence ATGAATGAGGTTGCTTTGAAAGGCTTTTTAGTACTAAATGAAAAAGAGATGTGTAAGGTGGAAGGTGGAGTAGGTCCAGTTGCAATGTTTGCAATACGAGTTGGTGCGTCAATTGTGGGAGGTGCAATCATTCGTGCAATAGACGGTGCAATAGAAGGAGCAACAGGCAAAGATATAAAGACACATGCGAGAGACTTTGTTCGTAGCCTGCTTGATTAA
- a CDS encoding ABC transporter permease subunit: protein MNKLKLLSKLLKLEIKKMLDNKTFLYLIVAMAICYILAIIFTLWGLKLTGGANLRETIKAKEETLKSEKKYLQWLKNKKRSQKEVLYQVEKIKEIEREINQLRLLSSNNDLKTQMEERIKMMENALKQAKITRERFKMEAEIHYLRKLYEKKIYVWDKQMLYSKNGLFTASMANEVFIRFLLPVFIVFALLKSTQINEVKNKTIRNMMLLPCSRMKLWMAQFLSNSFVIVSTYVIVNILVTAILFFSLENKRIDIPVRIYKWQIIAKDVIIDPSKIEFMPIIQQYISTLIITVVTLCMLVSINMFVNVLFWNENLSFIFISALLFIPKIIWTNITNKSYFLLNPYSLYVSTEIANLEISGVYNIPINSSMIYLGLIVLWTTLFLLVGGLIFERRKVY, encoded by the coding sequence GTGAATAAACTTAAATTATTATCAAAGTTGTTGAAGTTAGAGATTAAAAAGATGTTAGATAACAAAACGTTTTTATATTTAATAGTAGCAATGGCTATATGTTATATTTTGGCAATTATATTTACTCTTTGGGGATTAAAACTTACTGGGGGAGCTAATTTAAGAGAAACAATAAAAGCAAAAGAAGAAACTTTAAAAAGTGAAAAGAAGTATTTACAATGGTTAAAAAATAAGAAAAGGTCACAAAAAGAAGTTTTATATCAGGTAGAAAAGATTAAAGAAATAGAAAGAGAAATTAATCAATTAAGATTGTTGTCAAGTAATAATGATTTGAAAACTCAAATGGAAGAAAGAATAAAAATGATGGAAAATGCACTTAAACAGGCGAAAATTACCAGAGAAAGGTTTAAAATGGAAGCAGAAATACACTATTTAAGAAAACTATATGAGAAAAAAATTTATGTATGGGACAAACAAATGTTGTACTCAAAAAATGGCTTATTTACGGCATCTATGGCAAATGAAGTTTTTATTAGATTTTTACTTCCAGTTTTTATTGTGTTTGCACTTTTGAAAAGTACTCAAATAAACGAAGTAAAAAATAAGACAATAAGAAATATGATGCTTCTTCCTTGCAGCAGAATGAAATTATGGATGGCACAGTTTTTATCAAATTCATTTGTTATAGTTTCGACTTATGTTATTGTAAACATTCTTGTCACTGCCATCTTGTTTTTTAGTTTAGAAAACAAAAGAATAGATATTCCTGTAAGGATATATAAATGGCAAATTATAGCAAAAGATGTAATAATTGATCCTTCAAAAATTGAATTTATGCCGATAATTCAACAATATATAAGTACTTTAATAATTACCGTTGTTACATTATGTATGCTTGTTTCAATTAATATGTTTGTAAATGTACTATTTTGGAATGAAAATTTGTCTTTCATATTTATAAGTGCTCTTTTATTTATTCCTAAGATTATATGGACAAATATAACAAACAAGAGCTATTTTCTTTTAAATCCTTATTCTCTTTACGTAAGTACAGAGATTGCAAACTTAGAAATTTCGGGAGTTTATAATATACCAATTAACAGTAGCATGATTTATTTGGGTCTTATTGTGTTGTGGACAACTTTATTTCTGCTTGTAGGTGGATTAATTTTTGAGCGAAGAAAAGTATATTGA
- a CDS encoding ABC transporter ATP-binding protein, with amino-acid sequence MKKVLEVYNIEVKLGKQTILKTVSFDIEEGKIVGLVGPNGAGKSTTMKTIVGFIFPERGKVLINGYDVYREKEKALAGVDALIENPAFYENISGFDNLKLWKDFKKVTREQIIENAMMCGLTSEQLKKKVKKYSTGLKQRLALTKVLLGNPKFVILDEPTNGLDPTGKIEFKEIIKKVKKEKGTTFLISSHLLDELEDLCDKFVFINNGKIIKELEKSDIMQSQKYTIIFKSKKEEVLNVLDELHIKYYSIGGNEVEIELDGADITEINSYLMSKNIRVEEIKRKKKDLEEVYREIFIDNIGC; translated from the coding sequence TTGAAAAAAGTTTTAGAAGTATACAATATTGAAGTAAAATTAGGGAAACAAACTATATTGAAAACTGTTAGCTTTGATATAGAAGAGGGGAAAATAGTAGGGCTTGTTGGACCAAATGGAGCTGGAAAAAGTACCACAATGAAGACAATTGTAGGTTTCATATTTCCTGAAAGGGGGAAGGTTTTAATAAATGGTTATGATGTTTACAGGGAAAAGGAAAAAGCGTTGGCAGGAGTAGATGCTTTAATCGAAAATCCAGCTTTTTACGAGAATATTAGTGGATTTGACAATTTAAAGTTATGGAAAGATTTTAAGAAAGTAACGAGAGAACAAATAATTGAAAATGCAATGATGTGTGGACTTACTTCAGAGCAGTTGAAAAAAAAAGTAAAGAAGTATTCAACTGGGTTGAAGCAACGGCTTGCTCTAACGAAGGTCTTATTGGGTAATCCAAAATTTGTAATCTTAGATGAACCCACTAATGGATTAGATCCGACAGGGAAGATAGAGTTCAAGGAAATAATAAAGAAAGTAAAGAAAGAAAAAGGCACAACTTTTCTTATTTCATCCCATTTATTGGACGAATTAGAGGATTTATGCGATAAGTTTGTTTTTATTAATAACGGAAAAATTATAAAAGAATTAGAAAAAAGTGATATTATGCAATCGCAAAAATACACAATTATTTTTAAAAGTAAAAAAGAAGAAGTTTTAAATGTTCTTGATGAGTTGCATATAAAGTATTACAGCATAGGGGGAAACGAAGTGGAAATTGAGTTAGATGGGGCAGATATAACCGAGATAAATAGCTATTTAATGTCAAAGAATATTAGAGTAGAAGAAATCAAAAGAAAGAAGAAAGATTTAGAGGAAGTTTATAGAGAAATTTTTATTGACAATATAGGTTGTTGA